Genomic window (Pseudomonas xantholysinigenes):
AACCCAGGGCCACCAGCAGCATCGGCAGGAAGCCGACGATGAACACCGCCGGCAGGTGGGCGCCGACTTCGCGCACGGTCGGGCCAAGCGCGCCGGTCAGGGTGTAGACCGGCGCGATGGTGGAAATGCCCAGCACAACGCTGGCCAGCAGACCGAGGCGGCCCTTGGCCAAGCCCTTGCTGCGTTGAGTGTTGCCCGAGTCGGACGCCGCGTCGGGTGGGCGTCCGGCTTCTGTGTATTCATTCATGAGTCTGTGCCGTAACTATTGGAATTGTTCTCACAGGCCCGCCGTAGCGGGCCCGCTTTCACTCATTGAAAGCTCGCGGTGGGGCACGGTCATCCAAGACCTTCGGCTAACGTCAGGGTGTTTCCCGACGCGCAACCTCCCGTGCAGCATGGGCAATGCAGGCCTCGCGGAACGCCTCGAACAGGCGCAGCGAAACCGGGTTTTCGGCGAAGCGCCATTCAGGGTGCCATTGCACGCCGACTACAAAGCCCGGCGCATCAGGCATCGACACCGCTTCAACCAGGCCATCCGGGGCCCGTGCCTCGGCGCGCAGCCCCGGGGCCAGGCGGTCGATGCCCTGGCTGTGCAGCGAGTTGACCTCGAACTGCGCCGCCAGGCCCAGGCGCTCGAACAACCCGCCAGGTGCAATGCTGACCGGGTGACGAGGGCCGTACTGCACCTCCAGGGGTGCGTCCTCGGGTTCGCGGTGGTCCAGGTAGCCGGGCAGTTCCTGCACCCGCTGGTGCAGGCTGCCGCCCAGGGCCACGTTCAGTTCCTGGAAGCCACGGCAGATACAGAACACCGGCACGCCGGCGGCGATCGCCGCCTGCAGCAGCGGCAGGGTCAACCGATCACGCGCCAGGTCATGGCGGGTGCCTTCCGCGCTGGGCGCGCCATTGTAATGATGCGGCTCGACATTTGAAGGCGAACCGGTAAAAAGAATGCCATCCAGGCGTGCCAGCAGCGCCTGCGGATCGCTGCCGCCATCACGCGCCGGCAAGATCAGCGGCAGCCCGGCAAGGCCCGCGGCCTCGACATACTTGTCGCCCACCGTGTGCGACGAGTTCTTCCCCACCTGCTGGCGGCAGGCGCTGACACCGATCAAGGGGACCGCAAATGCGCTCATGGGCTTACACCGTGTGCAGATACCAGTTGTACTCGAGGTCGGAGATCGACACTTCGAACTCGGCCAGCTCGCTCTCCTTGCAGGCCACGAAAATGTCGATGTAGTCCGGGCTGATGTATTGGTTGAGGACTTCACTGTCGTCCAGCGCGCGCAAGGCGTCGCGCAGGTTGTTCGGCAGGCTCTGTTCCAACTGTTCGTACGAGTTGCCTTCGATCGGCGCGTCTGGCTCGACCTTGTTCGTCAGCCCGTGGTGGATACCCGCGAGGATCGCCGCCAGCATCAGGTACGGGTTGGCGTCGGCACCGGCCACGCGGTGCTCGATGCGCAGGTTGTCGCTGCTGTCGGTCGGCACGCGCAAAGCCACGGTGCGGTTGTCCAGCCCCCAGCTCGGTGCGTTGGGCACGTAAAACTGGGCGCCGAAACGGCGGTAGGAGTTGATGTTCGGGCAGAGGAACGCCATCGACGCCGGCATGGTTTCCAGCACGCCACCAATGGCGTGGCGCAGGGTGTCGCTCTGCAGCGGGTCGTCGTTGGCGAAGATGTTCTTGCCGGTCTTCTTGTCCAGCAGCGAGATGTGCACGTGCAGGCCGTTACCCGCCTGGCCCGGGTAAGGCTTGGCCATGAAGGTGGAGTCCATCTCATGGTCGTAGGCGACGTTCTTGATCAGACGCTTGAGCAGGATCGCGTAGTCGCAGGCCTTCAGCGGGTCGGCGACATGGTGCAGGTTGACCTCGAACTGCGCCGGGGCGCTTTCCTTGACGATGGCGTCGGCAGGCAGGCCCTGCTCCTTGGCGGCTTCGAGCATGTCCTGCAGGCAGTCGGCATACTCGTCGAGGTCGTCGATCAGGTACACCTGGGTCGACTGCGGGCGCTTGCCCGAGATCGGCGAGCGCGGCGGCTGCGGGCGACCGTTGAGGTTGTCCTGGTCGATCAGGTAGAACTCCAGCTCGAACGCGGCGCAGATATCCAGGCCCAGGTCGTCGAACTTGCTCACCACCTGGCGCAACACTTCCCGCGGATCGGCAAAGAATGGCGCGCCATCGAGCTCATGCATGGTCATCAGCAGCTGCGCCGTGGGGCGTTTCTGCCAGGGTTCGTCACACAAGGTGCCAGGAATCGGCAAGCAGATGCGGTCGGCGTCGCCGATGTCCAGGCCCAGCCCGGTGCTCTCGACGGTTGCGCCATTGATGTCCAGGGCGAACAACGAGGCCGGCAGATTGATGCCCTTCTCGTACACCTTATGCAGGCTGGCGCGCTCAATGCGCTTGCCGCGCACCACGCCGTTCATGTCGGAGATCAGCAGGTCGACGTACTGGGTATCCGGATGGGCATCCAGGAATTCATTCATCTCGCGGGAAGAACTGGCGCACGGGGAGACCGACGTCATGGCTGTACATCCTTCGATTCGGAGCGGCGATGTGGGAACTGCGGATGACGCCTCGAAGGGCGACGATGGTGCTGCTGTTGTTCTTTTCACTGGCCCATCGTGGGGGGCTGGTTGCCGACCGGCTGCATTGATTCCCGGGGGCCGTTTCACTATAAAATGGCCCCAGTGCAACAGACATTGGCATTTCGGCAAGCAGAGCGTGCATCGATGCAATATCAGATCAACCATGCGGACCTCGCCCTGGTCCTGGCGCTGGAACGTGGCCGCTCCCTGGCCAAGGCCGCCGAACTGCTCAAGGTCGACGTTTCCACGGTGTTCCGTTCGATTCGCCGACTGGAGTCGGCGCTGGGCGCGGCGCTGTTCGTCAAGAGCCGCAAGGGCTACCTGCCGACCGATACCGCCCAGGCCCTGGCCGAGCAGGCCGAGCGCGCCGAACAGGCGCTGGACGCGGCACGCATCGCCCTGACCAGCGGCGAGCAAGTGGTCAGCGGCACGGTACGCCTGACCTGTACCGAAGCCGTGCTACACAGCCTGCTGCTGCCGGCGCTGGCCGAATTCATGCCCAACTACCCGGCGCTGTCGCTGGAAATGGGTACCTCCAACACCTTTGCCAACCTCAGCCGCCGCGATGCCGACATCGCCCTGCGCCTGACCAACACGCCGCCGGAACACCTGGTGGGCCGTTGCCTGGGCTCGACCTCCTACGTGGTCTGCGGCCTGCCGACGCTGCGCGAGCGCCTGCAGGAGTCCGCTGCCAGCGTGCCGTGGATCGCCCCCGACGACGCCATGCAGGACCACGCCACGGTGGTCTGGCGTAACCAGCACCACCCGGGACTGATTCCGCGCTATCAGTGCAGCGGCATGTCGACCATCGCCCAACTGGTGACCACCGGCCTGGGCGTGGCGGCGCTGCCCGACTACATGGTTCACGACTTGCCCGGCGTCGAGGCGCTGAGCGGCCCGCTGCCCGGCTGTGATACCCAGCTGTGGCTGCTGACCCGACCCGATTGCCGCGCCCTGCGCTCGGTGCAGACGCTGTTCGAGGAGCTGACCCCGCGCCTGCGCGACGCAATGTTGCGTTAACGCGTCAGGGGCGGTTGTTTTCGAGTAACAGGAACCGTTATCGTCCAGCTCTGGGTTGGTGTGAACTTCTTCGCGGGCAAGCCCGCTCCCACAGGGCCCGCGAAAACGACTCAAACAGCACCGGTGGAAGGGCACCCGACAAAACAGCCCTTCCCTATTGGCTGGTGATTTTTTAAACTATCGAGTCCGCCTGCCCATTCTGGGCGCACGCCTACCGCATTTGCTACTGAGGAAGACCATGGCCCGCGTAACTGTTGAAGACTGCCTGGAACACGTGGATAACCGCTTCGAGCTGGTCATGCTCTCGACCAAGCGCGCTCGCCAGCTGGCGACCGGCGGCAAAGAGCCGCGCGTTGCATGGGAAAACGACAAGCCGACCGTCGTCGCCCTGCGTGAAATCGCCGAAGGCATCGTCACCCCTGAATTCATCGCCGCCGAAGAGATCGTCACCGAAGATCCGGTGTTCGCCGCATTCGAGGACGAGAACAACGAGGCGGTCTGATTGATGCCCAGTCGACACCGTGCGGCGCAAGGCCCTCTTCTTCAGCAAGAGGTGAACCCATGCCGGGTATAGAAGCCCTCGCCGAACGGCTGTCGACCTATCTAGGCCCCGAACAGGTCAACCTGGTCCGGCGCGCCTATTTCTACGCCGAACAGGCCCACGACGGGCAACGCCGCCGCAGCGGCGAGCCCTACGTGACCCACCCGCTGGCCGTGGCCAGCATCCTCGCCGACATGCACATGGACCATCAAAGCCTGATGGCGGCCATGCTGCACGACGTGATCGAAGACACCGGCATCGCCAAGGAAGCCTTGAGCCAGCAATTCGGCGAGACCGTCGCCGAGCTGGTCGACGGGGTCAGCAAGCTGACCCAGATGAACTTCGAGACCAAGGCCGAGGCACAAGCCGAAAACTTCCAGAAAATGGCCATGGCCATGGCCCGCGATATCCGCGTGATCCTGGTCAAGCTGGCCGACCGCCTGCACAACATGCGCACCCTGGAAGTGCTGTCCGGCGAAAAACGCCGACGCATCGCCAAGGAAACCCTCGAGATCTACGCCCCCATCGCCAACCGCCTGGGCATGCACACCGTGCGCGTGGAGTTCGAGGACCTCGGCTTCAAGGCCATGCACCCGATGCGCTCGACGTTGATCCACCGCGCGGTCAAGGCCGCCCGTGGCAACCGCAAAGAGATCGTCGCCAAGATCGAGACCTCGCTGGCCAACTGCCTGGCCGCCGATGGCATCGAGGGCGAGGTCAGCGGCCGGCAGAAACACCTCTATGGCATCTACAAGAAGATGCGCGGCAAACGCCGCGCCTTCACCGAGATCATGGACGTGTACGCCTTCCGCATCATCGTCGACAAGGTCGACACCTGCTACCGCGTGCTCGGCGCCGTGCACAACCTGTACAAGCCGCTGCCGGGGCGCTTCAAGGACTACATCGCGATCCCCAAGGCCAACGGCTACCAGTCGTTGCACACCACGCTGTTCGGCATGCACGGCGTGCCTATCGAAATCCAGATCCGCACCCGCGAGATGGAAGAGATGGCCAACAACGGCATCGCCGCGCATTGGCTGTACAAGTCCAACGAGCAGGAGCAGCCCAAGGGCAGCCACGCCCGCGCCCGCCAGTGGGTCAAGGGCATCCTCGAGCTGCAGCAACGCGCCGGCAACTCGCTGGAATTCATCGAAAGCGTGAAGATCGACCTGTTCCCTGATGAGGTCTACGTCTTCACGCCCAAAGGGCGGATCATGGAACTGCCCAAAGGCTCCACCGCCGTCGACTTCGCCTACGCGGTGCACACCGACGTCGGCAACAGTTGCATCGCCTGTCGCATCAACCGCCGCCTGGCGCCGCTGTCCGAGCCGCTGCAGAGCGGCTCCACGGTCGAGATCGTCAGCGCCCCAGGGGCCCGCCCCAACCCGGCCTGGCTCAACTTCGTGGTTACCGGCAAGGCGCGCACGCACATCCGCCATGCCCTCAAGCAGCAGCGCCGCTCCGAGTCCATCAGCCTCGGCGAGCGCCTGCTCAACAAGGTGCTGACCGGCTTCGACAGCAGCCTGGAGCAGATTCCCCAGGAACGCATCCAGGCGATCCTCGCCGAGTACCGCCTGGAACTGGTCGAAGACCTGCTCGAGGACATCGGCCTGGGCAATCGCATGGCCTACGTGGTCGCCCGCCGCCTGCTCTCCGCCGAAGGCGAGCAACTGCCGGCACCGGAAGGCCCACTGGCGATCCGCGGCACCGAGGGCCTGGTGCTCAGCTACGCCAAGTGCTGCACGCCAATCCCGGGCGACGCCATCGTCGGCCACCTGTCGGCAGGCAAGGGCATGGTCGTGCACCTGGAAGACTGCCGCAACATCAGTGAAATTCGCCACAATCCGGAGAAGTGCCTGCAACTCTCCTGGGCCAAGGACATCAGCGGCGAATTCAATGTCGAACTGCGCGTCGAACTGGAGCACCAGCGCGGCCTGATCGCCCTGCTGGCCAGCAGCGTCAACGCCGCCGACGGCAACATCGAGAAAATCAGCATGGACGAACGCGACGGCCGTATCAGCGTGGTCCAACTGGTGGTCAGCGTGCGCGACCGCGTGCACCTGGCCCGCGTGATCAAGAAGCTGCGCACCCTCACCGGCGTGGTCCGCATCACCCGGACGCGTGCGTAGTCCGCCAACCGCAAGGAGTCATCATGAGCAAGACCGTCATCAACAGCGACAAGGCCCCTGCCGCCATCGGCACTTACTCGCAGGCGATCAAGGCCGGCAACACCGTCTACATGTCGGGCCAGATTCCACTCGATCCAAAGACCATGGAACTGGTCGAAGGCTTCGAAGCCCAGACCGTTCAGGTGTTCGAGAACCTGAAGTCGGTTGCCGAGGCCGCTGGCGGTTCGTTCAAGGACATCGTCAAGCTGAACATCTTCCTCACCGACCTGAGCCACTTCGCCAAGGTCAACGAAATCATGGGCCGTTACTTCGAGCAGCCTTACCCGGCTCGCGCCGCCATCGGCGTTGCCGCGCTGCCGAAGGGCGCCCAGGTCGAGATGGACGCCATCCTGGTCATCGAGTGATACCCCCGGTGACGGGCGTCCGCCCGTCACCCCTCCTTCCCCCAAGGTCCACACCATGCGCCACGCACTGCCTCTCGCGCTGGCAGCCCTGCTCCTGGGCGGCTGCGCCAGCCACAAACCCGAAGACTTCAACGGCACCTGGATCAACCAGGCCGCCATCGATGCCGCCGTCAAGGGCACCAGCCTGCGCCAGGCCCTGAGCGAGCATGGCCCGGTGTTCGAGTGGAAGATCGACGTCAAGAACCAGCAAGCCAGCTTCAGCAACGGCTTCGAAGCCGCAGACGGACGCCTGAGCGCCAACGAGAAGAACTGGCAGGTCAGCTTCGAGGGCGGCCAGGCCGAGCAATTGAAGCTTGATGGCGACGAGCTGCAGGCCATTGACCCGTCCGGTCACGAGCAGACCTTCGAGCGCAGCAAGGCCCCGGGCAACGCGCCGCTGGGCGGCAGCTTCGAGAAAGCGCTGTACCAGGCCTACCTGGGCGGTGACTGGAAGATCGTCGAAGGCCAGGGCAAAGGCGCCGTTGTACGCTTCAGCGACACCGGCAATGTCACTGGGCTGCCTGGGCCGGACCGTTTCGCCCTGTGCCTGGCAGGCGACTGCGCGACCATGGGCGATGGCAACGATAGCCTGTGGCTGGAGCGCAATCAGCGTGGCGCGCCGTGGATCTTCAAGCGTGATGGCGACACCCTGGAGATTTTCCAGGCGGTGAATCGCGCTCAGCCCGATGAAATGCCGCAACTGGCCGCTGGTGCGCGGCAGTGGGTGCTGGAAAAGGACTAAAGCACACACGACTCATGTAGGAGCGGCCTTGTGTCGCGAAAGGGCCGCAAAGCGGCCCCAGGATTCAAGGGTTTCAAATGGATTGCCGGGGTGCGTTGCAGCCCTTTCGCGACACAAGGCCGCTCCTACAGGGACGTATCAAGCCTGAAGGTTAGTTTCTTCCCTCAAGAATGGCGGCATACCCCTCTTTATAACTCGGATATGTCGGCGCCCAGCCCAGTGCCCGCGCCCGCGCATTGCTGCAACGCTTGCTACCGGTCCGCCGCACCCGCTGCTCATCCGACCACTGGGTAACCCCCAGGTACTCGCGCAGCCAGGCCACCACCTCGGCCAACGGCGCCGGGTCGTTATCGACGCCGATATAGCAGTCGTCCAACGCCACGCCCTGGGCATCGGCCCGTAGCAGATGCGCCAGCAAGCCGGCGGCATCCTCGGCATGGATGCGGTTCCCGTACAGTGGCGGCTCCTCGGCCACACGATAGCCCTGGCGCACCTGGCTCAACAGCCACTCACGCCCCGGGCCATAAATGCCGGTCAGACGCACGATCGTCGCGGGAATGCCACTGTCCAGCGCCAACCGCTCGGCCTCGAGCATCACCTTGCCGGAATAGCCCTCGGGCTCGGTGGCCGCCGCTTCGGCAATCCACTCACCGTCCTGCTGCGCATACACGCTGCTGCTGGAGACAAAGAGCAATCGGCGTGGGTACTGGTCGTTGGCCTTCAGCCAACCCAGCACATGCCGCAAGCCCTCCACATACGCCGCCCGGTACCCCGCTTCGTCGTGCTGGCTAGCCGCCACGCAATAGACCAGATAGTCGGGTGCGCGCTCAGGCCAAGCCTGTGGTTGCCGGCGATCGGACAAGTCGGCGGCGATAGGCCGCACCCCGGCAGGCAACGCGTCCACCGACCGACGCAGCCCCGCGACCTGCCATCCCTGGGCCAGCAACTGGCGCGCCAGACGGCCTCCCACATCGCCACAACCTACGATCAATGCACTGAGGTCCGACATCATCCAACTCCAAATCCAAAGGTCCACGCTAACCGGATCAACCGATCAGTGGCTAGACAAAGGTTAAAAAAAGCAATCTCAATTCTTTTGTTAACAAGAATTACTTGCAATAATGGCGGCCTTGTCTGTTCTCGGCCTGTTTCGAGGCCTTGAAGAACTCAACCCATTTCTCTTCATCAGGTCCGGCCAGCATGACACGTAATCAACCTTCCGCTTCGCCTACCCCGTCGCGCGCCTGGGGCGCCGTCGCCGCGCTGATGCTCAGCCTGGTCCTGGCGCCGATGGCCATGGCCGAAGAGCCCACCGCCCAGGCCGTCGCCCCGGTTGCCGCAAGCGCCCCGGCTGCACCAGCCAGCGAAGGCCAGGCAGCTATCGGCGCGCCGGCCGATGCCAGCGCTCCGGCCGAAGGCCAGGCGCCAGCCGCCACTGACGAAAACGTGCCGGCCATGGTCGAGGACACTTCGCTGGGCATGGCCCACGACCTGTCGCCCTGGGGCATGTACAAGAACGCCGACGTGGTGGTGAAGGCCGTGATGATCGGCCTGGCCATCGCCTCGATCATCACCTGGACCATCTGGATCGCCAAAGGCTTCGAGCTGATGGGCGCCAAGCGTCGCCTGCGTGGCGAGATCGCCGCGCTGAAACGCTCGGTGAGCCTGAAAGAAGCCAGCGAGGTATCGAACAAGGAAGGCACCCTGGCCCACACCCTGGTGCATGACGCCCTCGAGGAAATGCGCCTGTCGGCCAACGCCCGTGAAAAAGAAGGCATCAAGGAACGCGTCAGCTTCCGCCTCGAGCGCCTGGTGGCCGCCAGCGGCCGCACCATGAGCAGCGGCACCGGCGTGCTGGCCACCATCGGTTCCACCGCGCCGTTCGTCGGTCTGTTCGGCACCGTGTGGGGCATCATGAACAGCTTCATCGGCATCGCCAAGACCCAGACCACCAACCTCGCCGTGGTCGCCCCCGGCATCGCCGAAGCCCTGCTGGCCACCGCCCTGGGCCTGGTCGCTGCAATCCCGGCCGTGGTCATCTACAACGTCTTCGCCCGCTCCATCGCTGGCTACAAGGCGCAGGTGTCCGATGCCTCCGCTCAGGTGCTGCTGCTGGTCAGCCGCGACCTCGACCACCAGGGCAGCGAGCGCGCCGCCCCGCACATGGTGAAAGTGGGGTAAGCCATGGGCCTGCATCTCAACGAAGGTGGCGACGACCTCGCCGAAAACCACGAAATCAACGTCACGCCGTTCATCGACGTGATGCTGGTGCTGCTGATCATCTTCATGGTCGCCGCCCCCCTGGCCACGGTCGACATCAAGGTCGACCTGCCCGCCTCGACCGCCAAGCCGGCGCCGAGGCCCGAGAAGCCGGTGTTCGTCAGCGTCAAGGCCGACAAGAAGCTCTATGTCGGCGATGACCAGGTGGCCCAGCCCGACCAGCTTGGCACGATGCTCGATGCCAAGACCAAGGGCGATAAGGAAACCACCATTTTCTTCCAGGCTGACAAGGGCGTCGACTACGGCGACCTGATGGAAGTGATGAACACCATGCGCGCCGCCGGCTACTTGAAGGTCGGCCTGGTCGGACTCGAGACGGCAGCCAAGAAATGACGAAAACGCGCTCGAACATGGCGCGCTACGGTGGCAGCCTGGCCCTCGTGCTGGGTGTGCACGTGGTCGCCGTGCTGCTGACGCTCAACTGGTCGGTGCCCCAGGCCCTCGAACTGCCGCCGGCAGCGATGATGGTCGAACTGGCGCCACTGCCCGAGCCCGCACCGCCGCCACCACCAAAGGCCGCGCCGAAACCACCGACGCCGGTCGAGGAGCCGCCGCTGCCGAAACTGGCCGAGGCGCCCAAGCCGAAGATCGCCATCCCCAAGCCGCCCAAGCCCAAGGCCAAGCCCCAGCCGCCCAAGCCCGAGAAAAAGCTTGAACCGC
Coding sequences:
- a CDS encoding gamma-glutamyl-gamma-aminobutyrate hydrolase family protein, coding for MSAFAVPLIGVSACRQQVGKNSSHTVGDKYVEAAGLAGLPLILPARDGGSDPQALLARLDGILFTGSPSNVEPHHYNGAPSAEGTRHDLARDRLTLPLLQAAIAAGVPVFCICRGFQELNVALGGSLHQRVQELPGYLDHREPEDAPLEVQYGPRHPVSIAPGGLFERLGLAAQFEVNSLHSQGIDRLAPGLRAEARAPDGLVEAVSMPDAPGFVVGVQWHPEWRFAENPVSLRLFEAFREACIAHAAREVARRETP
- a CDS encoding glutamine synthetase family protein, whose protein sequence is MTSVSPCASSSREMNEFLDAHPDTQYVDLLISDMNGVVRGKRIERASLHKVYEKGINLPASLFALDINGATVESTGLGLDIGDADRICLPIPGTLCDEPWQKRPTAQLLMTMHELDGAPFFADPREVLRQVVSKFDDLGLDICAAFELEFYLIDQDNLNGRPQPPRSPISGKRPQSTQVYLIDDLDEYADCLQDMLEAAKEQGLPADAIVKESAPAQFEVNLHHVADPLKACDYAILLKRLIKNVAYDHEMDSTFMAKPYPGQAGNGLHVHISLLDKKTGKNIFANDDPLQSDTLRHAIGGVLETMPASMAFLCPNINSYRRFGAQFYVPNAPSWGLDNRTVALRVPTDSSDNLRIEHRVAGADANPYLMLAAILAGIHHGLTNKVEPDAPIEGNSYEQLEQSLPNNLRDALRALDDSEVLNQYISPDYIDIFVACKESELAEFEVSISDLEYNWYLHTV
- a CDS encoding LysR family transcriptional regulator, with the protein product MQYQINHADLALVLALERGRSLAKAAELLKVDVSTVFRSIRRLESALGAALFVKSRKGYLPTDTAQALAEQAERAEQALDAARIALTSGEQVVSGTVRLTCTEAVLHSLLLPALAEFMPNYPALSLEMGTSNTFANLSRRDADIALRLTNTPPEHLVGRCLGSTSYVVCGLPTLRERLQESAASVPWIAPDDAMQDHATVVWRNQHHPGLIPRYQCSGMSTIAQLVTTGLGVAALPDYMVHDLPGVEALSGPLPGCDTQLWLLTRPDCRALRSVQTLFEELTPRLRDAMLR
- the rpoZ gene encoding DNA-directed RNA polymerase subunit omega, coding for MARVTVEDCLEHVDNRFELVMLSTKRARQLATGGKEPRVAWENDKPTVVALREIAEGIVTPEFIAAEEIVTEDPVFAAFEDENNEAV
- the spoT gene encoding bifunctional GTP diphosphokinase/guanosine-3',5'-bis pyrophosphate 3'-pyrophosphohydrolase, translating into MPGIEALAERLSTYLGPEQVNLVRRAYFYAEQAHDGQRRRSGEPYVTHPLAVASILADMHMDHQSLMAAMLHDVIEDTGIAKEALSQQFGETVAELVDGVSKLTQMNFETKAEAQAENFQKMAMAMARDIRVILVKLADRLHNMRTLEVLSGEKRRRIAKETLEIYAPIANRLGMHTVRVEFEDLGFKAMHPMRSTLIHRAVKAARGNRKEIVAKIETSLANCLAADGIEGEVSGRQKHLYGIYKKMRGKRRAFTEIMDVYAFRIIVDKVDTCYRVLGAVHNLYKPLPGRFKDYIAIPKANGYQSLHTTLFGMHGVPIEIQIRTREMEEMANNGIAAHWLYKSNEQEQPKGSHARARQWVKGILELQQRAGNSLEFIESVKIDLFPDEVYVFTPKGRIMELPKGSTAVDFAYAVHTDVGNSCIACRINRRLAPLSEPLQSGSTVEIVSAPGARPNPAWLNFVVTGKARTHIRHALKQQRRSESISLGERLLNKVLTGFDSSLEQIPQERIQAILAEYRLELVEDLLEDIGLGNRMAYVVARRLLSAEGEQLPAPEGPLAIRGTEGLVLSYAKCCTPIPGDAIVGHLSAGKGMVVHLEDCRNISEIRHNPEKCLQLSWAKDISGEFNVELRVELEHQRGLIALLASSVNAADGNIEKISMDERDGRISVVQLVVSVRDRVHLARVIKKLRTLTGVVRITRTRA
- a CDS encoding RidA family protein, which gives rise to MSKTVINSDKAPAAIGTYSQAIKAGNTVYMSGQIPLDPKTMELVEGFEAQTVQVFENLKSVAEAAGGSFKDIVKLNIFLTDLSHFAKVNEIMGRYFEQPYPARAAIGVAALPKGAQVEMDAILVIE
- a CDS encoding SDR family oxidoreductase, producing the protein MSDLSALIVGCGDVGGRLARQLLAQGWQVAGLRRSVDALPAGVRPIAADLSDRRQPQAWPERAPDYLVYCVAASQHDEAGYRAAYVEGLRHVLGWLKANDQYPRRLLFVSSSSVYAQQDGEWIAEAAATEPEGYSGKVMLEAERLALDSGIPATIVRLTGIYGPGREWLLSQVRQGYRVAEEPPLYGNRIHAEDAAGLLAHLLRADAQGVALDDCYIGVDNDPAPLAEVVAWLREYLGVTQWSDEQRVRRTGSKRCSNARARALGWAPTYPSYKEGYAAILEGRN
- the exbB gene encoding tonB-system energizer ExbB, with the protein product MTRNQPSASPTPSRAWGAVAALMLSLVLAPMAMAEEPTAQAVAPVAASAPAAPASEGQAAIGAPADASAPAEGQAPAATDENVPAMVEDTSLGMAHDLSPWGMYKNADVVVKAVMIGLAIASIITWTIWIAKGFELMGAKRRLRGEIAALKRSVSLKEASEVSNKEGTLAHTLVHDALEEMRLSANAREKEGIKERVSFRLERLVAASGRTMSSGTGVLATIGSTAPFVGLFGTVWGIMNSFIGIAKTQTTNLAVVAPGIAEALLATALGLVAAIPAVVIYNVFARSIAGYKAQVSDASAQVLLLVSRDLDHQGSERAAPHMVKVG
- the exbD gene encoding TonB system transport protein ExbD is translated as MGLHLNEGGDDLAENHEINVTPFIDVMLVLLIIFMVAAPLATVDIKVDLPASTAKPAPRPEKPVFVSVKADKKLYVGDDQVAQPDQLGTMLDAKTKGDKETTIFFQADKGVDYGDLMEVMNTMRAAGYLKVGLVGLETAAKK